GCAAGGGCAGTGCGTCTACATAAAATGCATGCATGCGCCAGTCCTTTGGAAAAGGGTTTTTCCCGCGGGAATTGGACTCTGCTACATCCAAACCGCCTTTACCGAAACGATCAATGATTTTCCGGCTGGCAAACATCGCTGGTTCCAAGTAGCAATCGGCTGGAATGACGGATACCCCCGTCAGATTCACATTGTCCATTTGGAGCAGCAAGAATAAAGAAATTAAATCATCAACGCCGCCATCATGGTTAAAGTAAATGTTTTTCTTCATCATTATTATCTCCAATCTCATACATGAACTTGTAAGAAGTACAAGTAAACCACTATTATTTGGAACCCTTCAAAAAATAATACTAAAGTTTCACTAAAAAATATATAACCATTATGAACAACGCAGCTGAAGGACAAAAAAGAGAGACTATCCTCCAGTAGAAAATCTACTTTGGCGATAGCCTCTCTATCACTTTATTTGTTTAACAGATGGAAAACTTGCTCTACGTCTTTGTCACCTCGTCCTGAAAGATTAACAATCAGGATCTGTTCCGGTGAAAGAGTGGGAGCCACCTGCAAGGCATACGCAATGGCATGAGCGCTTTCCAAGGCGGGAATGATCCCTTCTGTTCTCGATAGTTCTTGAAAAGCCGCCAACACTTCTTCATTCGTCACCGTGTAATATTCCGCTCGTCCACTGACTTTTAGCTGGCTGTGCTCTGGGCCAATTCCAGGATAGTCCAACCCGGCAGCAATCGAATACGTTTTTTGAGGTTCTCCATTTTCGTCCAGCAATACGAGGCATTTAAAACCATGAATGACGGCTGGAACCCCTTTGGTCAAGGTAGGTGCCTGATCAGGCTCAACACCAATCAGACGTACGGATGGCTCCTCTATATAATGGGCAAAAGCTCCAATCGCGTTACTGCCCCCACCAACTGCAGCGATGACCGCATCTGGCAAGCGACCTTCTTTTTCTAAGATTTGTCGCTTGGATTCTTCACTGATAATCGATTGAAAATACTTTACCATCGTAGGGAACGGATGCGGACCAACCGCAGATCCTAATAGATAGAACGTGTTCTGGTAGTTTTGAACCAAATCATTCAGCGCTTCATCAACCGCATCCTTCAGCCTTCCTTGCCCTTTGGACACCGCTACCACTTTTGCCCCTAAAAGCTCCATGCGAAATACATTTAATGCTTGTCTTTTCGTATCCTCCGCGCCCATATAGATCACGCATTCCATGTCAAACATCGCGCAAACCGTCGCAGTAGCAACTCCATGCTGTCCTGCACCCGTCTCAGCAATAATACGCTGTGCACCCATTCGCTTTGCCAGAAGGATTTGACCGATGACATTATTGATCTTATGGGCACCAGTATGGTTTAAATCTTCTCGCTTTAGATAAATTTTGGCACCGCCGAGTTTTGCAGTTAAATGACGAGCAAACGTCAACGGATTTTCCCGACCTATATATTCTTTTAGATAATACTTGTACTCTTCGATAAATTCCTCATCATCTTTATATCTTTCAAATTGTTCGGCCAAATAATCCAATACTTCCTGTAATTGTGGAGGTACAAAGCTTCCTCCGAACTCACCGAAATATCCCTTTTTTGTCTGTTCTGTCATTGACATGCTCATCTCTCCTCAGCTATAGCTAGTCCTCAATCCTTCCTTGCATTTTATAAGATCAAAAGAGCGTGTGTCAATTTAGTTTTATGATTATTCAGAATTTATTAGCTTGTTGTCATTTTTTACAAAACCAACATTTCAGCTTCATATTTTCCCAATATAGATCGGGTAGTCTAACAAAAGCGGTTCATTACGTCGTCTTTTTATTCGGAGGGATATCATGAAAATTCACTTTCAAAAGAAAAGCTTGCTGATCGCAACAATTGCGGCTCTATCCTTGATCGGAACACAAGGAGCAGGTGCCACTCAAAATGTAACGGGAGCACCCGTTGTAGCCGAAATTCACGAATGGAAAAATCCTCCTGTGCTCACTGAAGGTATTAAAGAAGGCGGCTTCTCCGGTCTGGTGCATCTCCCTAACGATCCTCCTTCTATTTTTTATACATTGGCTGACCGTGGACCAAATGGGCAATATGGCAAGGACGAGCTGCGTACCTTCCCTGACCAAAACTACACACCACGCTTGTACAAAATAAAAGTGGAGAATGGAAACATTCACGTTTTGGAAACCATCAAGCTGCATTTGCCACAGGGCAAGATCAACGCTTTTACGAAAACGAACTATATTAGTGGATTGCCGAACCTCGCTGGCCCTGATGAAGTTCCCTACGATGTAACGGGAACAAAAAAGATTAGTTACGATCCAGACGGTTTGGATTTGGAAGGCATCGCTTACAACCCGGTCGACGATACATTTTGGTTATCCGACGAATACCGCCCATCCATCATTCAAGTAAAGCGTGACGGCACAATCCTGGGCCGCTATGTACCAAAGGGCACCAAAGAAGCCCTGGTTGCCGCAGGTGCAAAGATGGAGATTTTTGATACGCTGCCAGCCGTCTATTCCAAACGTATTGCAAACCGTGGCTTTGAAGGTGTCACGATCTCGCCAGATGGTAAGTTCTTGTATACTTCGATTCAAAGTCCGATGGCACTCCCTGATAAAAAGACAGGCGAAGCTTCCCGTAATTTGCGCATTTTAAAAATGGATCTCGCCACCAAAAAAGTCGTAGGCGAGTACATGTACATCGCAGAGAACGCGAAAGATTTCGTGAAAGTGAAACAGAAAGACGTCGTTATCAGCGACTTGGCTGCACTCAGTCAGGATGTTTTACTGATTGACGAGCGAGACAAAAATGCCGGTGCAAACGCACAGCTTAAGCGTATTTACAAGGCTGATTTTTCAAAAGCAACCAATTTACTCGGTACGTCAACAAGTGAGCAGGACTTCGAAAAACTCACCGTTGCCCAATTGAAAGAGAAGGGAATTGTGCCTGTTTCCAAGGAATTGCTGGTGGATGTAGCCAAGCTGAACTATCCGCATGAAAAACTGGAAGGATTGGCGATTGTGGATAAAAATACGATTGCCATTGTGAATGATAATGATTTCGGCGTTGAGGGCTATGACGAGAAAGGTAAGATTAAAATCAATAGCAATCCAACGCAGTTGTATGTGATTAAAGTTGGTAAGGATTTGAAATAAAAAGCAAAAGCCTCGTGGATAATTTCGTGTCCGCGAGGCTTTTTGTTTGTCATTCGTATTCTCATTCATACAGCTTTGATAAAAATTCAGTAAATGTAGAGGCTATTGTGGTAATGCCTTCTCTTTGCCATTCTTCTAGTGATTTTTCTTCTAGTTCCTCTTTAGTCAGGTCTTTCTCTGTCAGCATGCATTCGTGGTCTACGAAGACAATGATTGGTTCAGACTGTTTTCCGTTACTATAATCAAAGCAAATGTTACCACCACCAGCATCGTATCCGATAGGAATCAATCCGTCAGGTACATAATCCTTAATATCCTCGAATGCTGTTAAAATATAGTAACTCCCAACCTCACTGCTAAGGCTATAGAATGTATTAAATACTTTACCTTCTACATCTCCATAATCAAAAACACATGGAACCGGACATCCCTCATGATTCTCAAGCATACACTCTACAAAATCTTTAGGAAATCGTACGCCCAAGACAGTTTCCACTTCTTCGATATCTTTGATGTCTATTTTCTCTGTGCAGCATTCAAATGTTACATGATTTGGAATTCCCATGTCATTGCTCCCTGTAAAGAATTTCGCAATCATTGCCTCTCTTTACTTATATTGGTAATTCTTACATTTTGCTGAAACCAGAAAAACAAAAAGAAGGGGTGTGATCCCCTTCCTTTGCAACTCATTCTATATCTATTGTTCTTTCTATAAAGAGGCCCAAGTGCTTTCCAGCCACTGCTCAAAATCAGCACCTTTTTCTCCCTCGTACGTATCATAGATATCGCTTCTCATTTTTTGCAGTTTCTCTTTGAACTCCTCAATCGTATGGCCTTTTGGCAAGCTTTTCTTAATTCTTACCAAGGCTTTCGTTGCTCCTTTGATCAAGTCGCCTTTTTTCTGAGCAGGTAATCGAACCCCTTCCCCAAAGGCTTTCAGTTTATGAAAAGCAGTCTCTTGCACTTTGTACACCGTATCATTTTCCACGATACGCTTCAGTAATTGAATCGTTTGCTCATGCTTCCACTGCCCTAATTCTTCAACAGCCTCTAAGCGTTCTCTCCAATTCGATGTTCGATTAGCAGCTTTCTTTAATTCCTCAAAGTTTTGGGGAAACTCGTTTTTGATTTCAGTATTATTCAATCGAATCTATCTCCTTCTGACTATCATCCTTCTATTATGACACTACGTCACACGAATAACACCACCTGATCACATATAAATTCCTCGAAACTAGGTCTGTTCCCGTTATCCCATGAATAAAATGAACGGAATTTCGCCAGTTCACCTGTCTTCTATCCATCGAGAGGAAAATGGAGGGTTGCCTATTGTTAGCAGTCAGGAAGAAGAAAATATCCCTTTGGGTGATCAGCGTAATGATGCTCTCTGCCATACTGTTGCTCTTTGTGCCATCCGTAGAAGGGGCACAGCGCAAGGGAACTGAAGCATCCACAAACACAAATGTTGTAACCGCAGCCAAAATTGCCCCCAAAGGATTTTATGCAAAATGGGAAATGGATGTGGGCGGAGCAAGAGGATGCTCCTCGTTGTGCTGGGAGTATTTTTACTTCATCAACGATAAGCAGGTGGCAACAACATTCCCAGATGGCGGAATTGATGCACTCCATTGCAGTAAAGATAAATGTCTAACGTATCAAATCAAAGGAAACAAACTCACGCTCAGTAACGGAAAATCGTATACGTTCAAAATCAAATCAGCAACCGAGCTGGAGATCAACGGTGGAAAATTTATAAAGTATACACCCTCCACTGGGCTAAAGCTTCAGGGCAAGTACGAGTCCTTCAGCTATTCCTCCAACGTTCTTGGTACTGGCTATGCAAGCTCGATCACCTATGTATTCAATAAAGACGGTACCTTTGTGGACAGTAGCTTCGTGGGCGTCACCACAGATGGTTCCAGTACAGGAGATAATTCTGGTGCTTCTACTAGCGTCGGATCGGAGTCCAAAGCATCCGGAACCTATCAGATCGTAAACTATACTCTCTCTCTAACTTATAAGGATGGCAAAACGAAAAAGCTCCTATTTTTCCTACCTGAACAGCCAAGTCCCAAGATGCTGCGTATCGGCGGACGCGACTTTTTGCTCGCGGATGGTAACGCCGCTAAACCTCAGCCTCCTGAACCGCCTTATACTGATTTTCTCACCACCAAAAAAATCGCCAAAAAACAAGTACTCTTTACCTTTAAGCCAAACAAGAGCGATCAGTATGACAACATCAAAATTACACTGCAAGGGTATCAATGGGCAAAGCTGACGATTGAGCCTGCTTACGTTAAGTCTTTTCAAGGGTTCAGCGATAAAGAAATTGTCGCCCTGACAGCCAAGTACCGAGTCGATAATACCTCGGCGCAAACGGTAAAAGTCAGCAGCTTGCAAGCGACGCTTGATTTGCCCGATTCCAAAGCCACTGTAAAAGCCGCGAACGGATTGACCCCCACAGTCAAGGACGAGTTAAAAGCAGGTGAAAGTGTGGAGAGCATGCTGGTCATTTTGGTTCCAGCGGAGCATTTTGAGAAGAACAAGGATTTCAAGCTGTGGTTCGGTCCGTTGCTCAACCTGAAAGGGCAGGATGTGTTTCAAGAGGAATGGCTCAACTTCAACATTTGGAAGAAATTATAGTCAAAAAAGCTTCTTGCCGCTCATGATGATGAGGCAAGAAGCTTTTCATTTTTAATTCGGCACGGAATACAAAGACATGATACGTCTTGCAGCTTCTTGGTATCCGCCAGCGTTACGCAAGGAGTCCCCTACCTGTATCGCACACTCTTTATAGGTGGATTCGTTCAACACTTGCAACAAAGCATCCTTCAAAGCTGTCGGTGTAAGCAGGCCTCTATCTA
This genomic stretch from Brevibacillus sp. DP1.3A harbors:
- a CDS encoding HEAT repeat domain-containing protein is translated as MNNTEIKNEFPQNFEELKKAANRTSNWRERLEAVEELGQWKHEQTIQLLKRIVENDTVYKVQETAFHKLKAFGEGVRLPAQKKGDLIKGATKALVRIKKSLPKGHTIEEFKEKLQKMRSDIYDTYEGEKGADFEQWLESTWASL
- a CDS encoding SMI1/KNR4 family protein; its protein translation is MGIPNHVTFECCTEKIDIKDIEEVETVLGVRFPKDFVECMLENHEGCPVPCVFDYGDVEGKVFNTFYSLSSEVGSYYILTAFEDIKDYVPDGLIPIGYDAGGGNICFDYSNGKQSEPIIVFVDHECMLTEKDLTKEELEEKSLEEWQREGITTIASTFTEFLSKLYE
- a CDS encoding esterase-like activity of phytase family protein encodes the protein MKIHFQKKSLLIATIAALSLIGTQGAGATQNVTGAPVVAEIHEWKNPPVLTEGIKEGGFSGLVHLPNDPPSIFYTLADRGPNGQYGKDELRTFPDQNYTPRLYKIKVENGNIHVLETIKLHLPQGKINAFTKTNYISGLPNLAGPDEVPYDVTGTKKISYDPDGLDLEGIAYNPVDDTFWLSDEYRPSIIQVKRDGTILGRYVPKGTKEALVAAGAKMEIFDTLPAVYSKRIANRGFEGVTISPDGKFLYTSIQSPMALPDKKTGEASRNLRILKMDLATKKVVGEYMYIAENAKDFVKVKQKDVVISDLAALSQDVLLIDERDKNAGANAQLKRIYKADFSKATNLLGTSTSEQDFEKLTVAQLKEKGIVPVSKELLVDVAKLNYPHEKLEGLAIVDKNTIAIVNDNDFGVEGYDEKGKIKINSNPTQLYVIKVGKDLK
- the trpB gene encoding tryptophan synthase subunit beta; the encoded protein is MSMTEQTKKGYFGEFGGSFVPPQLQEVLDYLAEQFERYKDDEEFIEEYKYYLKEYIGRENPLTFARHLTAKLGGAKIYLKREDLNHTGAHKINNVIGQILLAKRMGAQRIIAETGAGQHGVATATVCAMFDMECVIYMGAEDTKRQALNVFRMELLGAKVVAVSKGQGRLKDAVDEALNDLVQNYQNTFYLLGSAVGPHPFPTMVKYFQSIISEESKRQILEKEGRLPDAVIAAVGGGSNAIGAFAHYIEEPSVRLIGVEPDQAPTLTKGVPAVIHGFKCLVLLDENGEPQKTYSIAAGLDYPGIGPEHSQLKVSGRAEYYTVTNEEVLAAFQELSRTEGIIPALESAHAIAYALQVAPTLSPEQILIVNLSGRGDKDVEQVFHLLNK